A stretch of DNA from Methanolinea mesophila:
AATAAAATAGATCGATCCGGCAGCCACAAGGAGGATGAACATGGGCTCCCTGGCGACATCGAGGATTATCCGGGAGACGCTCCGCTTTTTTGCCGCAGGCAGTTCGTTGTATCCTTCCTTGCGCAGCCTGTCGGCGGCCTCATGCTCCGGGAGTCCCTTCACCGAATCGATCTCAAAGACCTGCAACGGACGTCCATCCCCTGCCGTGTCACAGTGTCGTTGACACACCTTTTAAAATATTTGAACCGAAGGGATCCCGGGGATTTTCGGAAGTACCACTATATGCGTTCCGTGGGAGATCTCATCCCGTTTCCGGGGTAATTGGTCTTTGGCCGGATGCCGTGCAGGCCTGCCTACCCGGTGAGAAACCCGCCGTTCCTTGCCGGTTCTCTTCCGGCCCAGGAACAGATTTCCCCCCCTGCAGCGACAGAGAGCTTATTAACCTCAGACATCATGTAAGATATCACAGTTTTCCATAACTGTTCGAGACAACCACTATGTATAAATCAAATTTTAACAGTGGCGGCCCTAGAAATTACGGCCCCCGCGAGATGACCAAAGTAGTCTGTTCAGACTGCGGTAAAGAGTGCGAAGTACCGTTCAAGCCGACCGAGGGAAGACCTGTCTATTGCCAGGAGTGCCTCCCGAAGCACCGGCGCCCCCGGTTCTAAATCCATCAAACTAACTCTTTTTAGGAAAATCCGTCTGCCAGGAAAACCTTGTTATAATACTGTTCGGTGGTTCAGTAGCAATGCACATCCTGCTGCAACGCCTGATCCTTCCGATTGACGGATCACGACGAATATCCCTGTATTACTTTTAGACTTTTTTATAGCGCGAATGAGAACCCCGGGACGAATAAGGTAGGGTTATTTCCCGATGAAAAATTACGCGGTGATTGAAGAACCTTTCAGAATATCGTTATTAACCCCTCGGACAAGAGGAGGAAGCCGAGCGATACGAGAAAGAATCCGAGCACCGTGAAGAAGACCGCAGGGAGTCTTTTCCACCGGAACAGCCACGCGATCACCGGGGTACTATACAACCCGAGCCCCGGTATCCAGGATATGAACACGCAGGAGATGGAACCGTATTTGTATATGATCTTCACCTTCTGCATCTTTTTTTCCACTTTATCCAGCCAATTCCGGACCTTTTCGGAGCTCTGTGCGAAGGTATCGCATATCTCCAGGATGCCAAGCACCATCCCCACGGCGAACGAAGTCATCACGGAAAGGATCACCGCAGGAGACAGGCCCATCCCGACCCCTACGGGGGAGGCGGTTGCCTGAAGGAGGAAGGTCGAGCTTATC
This window harbors:
- a CDS encoding CxxC-x17-CxxC domain-containing protein codes for the protein MYKSNFNSGGPRNYGPREMTKVVCSDCGKECEVPFKPTEGRPVYCQECLPKHRRPRF
- a CDS encoding small multi-drug export protein; amino-acid sequence: MEKPFFRAIIIFRQILKAFFFFFIFGLAIPLFIGVIAGVPVGVIVALISSTFLLQATASPVGVGMGLSPAVILSVMTSFAVGMVLGILEICDTFAQSSEKVRNWLDKVEKKMQKVKIIYKYGSISCVFISWIPGLGLYSTPVIAWLFRWKRLPAVFFTVLGFFLVSLGFLLLSEGLITIF